TCGGCCTCATCGGGTGCTTACGCCGCGGTTTTGTCGACGGTATCACCTGCACGTTCGACGATTGGCTGGCGCACCGGTGCGCGGTAGTCGCGGCTCAACCGGTGACCCGTGTGAAGCTTATAACACGTCCGGAAATTATACCCGTGCGTCAGGATGGGGATATCGTTGGGTGGAGCATCGAGCGCGGTCGGCATTTGTACCCCGCGGGGTGGTCCCCTGTCGCAATGGTCGAAAAAGAATGGCCGGGCGTTTCGTATGAACTGCCGTCGTCGTTCTAGAGTCGCAAATCACAAGAACTCTCGCGGTCGCGCCTCGTCAAATCACGCTCGTCCTTGCGGGACTGTAAATCGCTCTCATTGTCTGATCCGCGTTGTCTGCGTTATCCGCGGCTCTGTCTTCTACTCTCAAAACGCGATCGGCCCGGGCACTCAACTGTGAGTGCCCGGGCTGATCGTTGTTACCGAACCTTACGGTCTCGCGACCGCGGGTTGGTTAGTACATGTCGTCGTAGGCGCCGGGGGCGGCGTCCTTCTTGCTGTCCTTCTTCTGCTCTTCGGCGATCATCGCGTCGGAGGTGAGGAGCAGCGTGGCGACGCTGGCCGCGTTCTGGAGGGCGCTGCGGACGACCTTCGTCGGGTCGATGATCCCGCGCTTCACCATGTCGTCGTACTCACCGGCGCGGGCGTCGTACCCGTAGTTCTTGTCGTTCTTCGCGAGCACTTCCTTCGCGATCACGTTGCCGTCTTCGCCGGCGTTTTCCGCGATCTGCTTCACCGGCGCGCGGCACGCGCGGACGATGATCTTGTACCCGACCTTCTCGTCGTCGCTGAGCCCCTCGGGGGCGGCCAGCCCGGTGCTGGAGCGGAGCAGGGCGGTGCCGCCGCCGGGCAGGATGCCTTCCTGGTGCGCGGCCTTGGTCGCGTGCATCGCGTCCTCGACCCGCATCTTCTTTTCCTTCACTTCGCTCTCGGTCGCCCCGCCGACGTTGATCTTCGCGACCCCGCCGGACAGCTTCGCGACGCGCTCCTGGAGCTTTTCCTTGTCGTAGTCGCTGGTGCTCTTTTCCAGTTCCTTCTGGATGGTGGCGATGCGCTCCTTGATCGCCGCCTTCTTGCCGCCGCCCTCGATGACGGTGGTGTTGTCCTTGTCCACCTTGATCTTCTTGGCGGAGCCCAGGTCTTCGAGCGTAACGGTTTCGAGCTTCATGCCCAGGTCTTCAAAAATCGCCGTACCGCCGGTGAGCACCGCGATGTCCTGGAGCATGGCCTTGCGGCGGTCGCCGTAGCCCGGCGCCTTCACCGCGCACACCTTGAAGGCGTAGTTCGACTTGATGACGTTCACCACGAGCGTGGCGAGCGCTTCGCCGTCGACTTCTTCGGCGATGATGAGGAGCGGCTTGCTCTGTTGGACGACCTTCTCCAGGATCGGGAGCATGTCGCGGGCGGCGCTGATCTTCTTCTCGTACACGAGGACGTAGGCGTCTTCGAGTTCGCACTCCATCGTTTCGGAGTTATTGATGAAGTACGGCGACAGGTA
This region of Gemmata massiliana genomic DNA includes:
- the groL gene encoding chaperonin GroEL (60 kDa chaperone family; promotes refolding of misfolded polypeptides especially under stressful conditions; forms two stacked rings of heptamers to form a barrel-shaped 14mer; ends can be capped by GroES; misfolded proteins enter the barrel where they are refolded when GroES binds), with the translated sequence MSAKQIAFDQEARDAMKRGIGKLARAVKVTLGPKGRNVIIQKSFGSPTVTKDGVTVAKEIQLPDHYENMGAAMVKEVASKTSDVAGDGTTTATVLAEAIFNEGLKAVVAGTNPMLMKRGMEKAVEDIVAKLKEMSIPVGGKKGLENVATVAANGDADIGKKLAEAMDKVGKDGVITVEEAKTIDTNYEFVEGMQFDRGYLSPYFINNSETMECELEDAYVLVYEKKISAARDMLPILEKVVQQSKPLLIIAEEVDGEALATLVVNVIKSNYAFKVCAVKAPGYGDRRKAMLQDIAVLTGGTAIFEDLGMKLETVTLEDLGSAKKIKVDKDNTTVIEGGGKKAAIKERIATIQKELEKSTSDYDKEKLQERVAKLSGGVAKINVGGATESEVKEKKMRVEDAMHATKAAHQEGILPGGGTALLRSSTGLAAPEGLSDDEKVGYKIIVRACRAPVKQIAENAGEDGNVIAKEVLAKNDKNYGYDARAGEYDDMVKRGIIDPTKVVRSALQNAASVATLLLTSDAMIAEEQKKDSKKDAAPGAYDDMY